The proteins below come from a single Microbispora sp. ZYX-F-249 genomic window:
- a CDS encoding NPCBM/NEW2 domain-containing protein, which translates to MWIASWTTVVTSLITLIGTLATLHSAPDDLVRKVVPNAEVTQTVTQTAVHTVTARATVTVTTTPGLSEPPTDTPTSGVTDSTVYLADLSDQITDYRGNHDSGSYAINGHDYPHSVALSSYGVGTTSWAEYTLNGSYSFFRARLGLNDVMSTDSVSEFAVYGNGRLLKRVRVSYAGQMALEVPVKGLVKLRIAATRTAGGDGGALRGAVFGDALLSP; encoded by the coding sequence GTGTGGATCGCTTCCTGGACCACGGTCGTGACCTCGTTGATCACGCTCATCGGTACGCTGGCCACTCTCCATTCGGCACCGGACGACCTCGTCCGCAAGGTGGTGCCCAACGCGGAGGTCACCCAGACCGTCACGCAGACCGCTGTTCACACGGTGACGGCGAGGGCGACGGTGACCGTCACGACCACCCCTGGCCTGAGCGAGCCGCCGACCGACACCCCCACCTCCGGCGTCACCGATTCGACGGTCTATCTGGCGGACCTGAGCGATCAGATCACGGATTACCGGGGGAACCACGACAGCGGCTCGTACGCCATCAACGGGCACGACTACCCGCACAGTGTCGCTCTCAGTTCCTACGGCGTGGGGACGACGTCCTGGGCGGAGTACACCCTCAACGGGTCGTATTCGTTCTTCAGGGCGAGGCTGGGCCTGAACGACGTGATGAGCACCGACTCGGTCTCGGAATTCGCCGTCTACGGCAACGGCAGGTTGCTGAAGAGAGTCCGCGTCTCGTACGCCGGACAGATGGCCCTGGAAGTGCCCGTCAAGGGGCTCGTCAAGCTGCGGATCGCCGCCACACGGACGGCCGGCGGCGACGGGGGAGCCCTGAGGGGCGCCGTTTTCGGCGACGCGCTTCTGTCTCCGTGA